The following proteins are co-located in the Cutaneotrichosporon cavernicola HIS019 DNA, chromosome: 3 genome:
- a CDS encoding uncharacterized protein (Organic solute transporter Ostalpha), translated as MSLPSFPGAPTPSSPSVPGPGRGGAGDHLPGALLAVCGACTLVATVLSIWSIVLQLKNYRMPALQRCVVRIMVMVPLYALSSLIALYSLNAAFFIDAIRDLYEGFVIYTFLQLLITYLGGERDLLLRLNGRPPIPHTFPLNLFFAPMDPSDPWTLLNLKRGVLQYVQIKPLLVIATAVCKWTGTWKEGEFTLTSGYTYVTIVYNISICLSLYCLAMFWVAVSKDLKPFRPVPKFLCVKGILFFSFWQGVFVGFLVSAGFIKSVGPYTDPEHMVLALVDSMICIEMPFFAIAHQYAFRASDYIDSSVIHVARLPFIYAARDAFGVKDVWEDIKDTFRARGVSYKAYEAADGGVHYGVGRQKRIRAGLRYSRGGKDKYWLNNPNGEGERSSLLPKTNSDMPYRADDNSDSDMSDAPSLDFSDMSDGEEQLYERARRVGYSGFPNIDISREQARRIRRHEENGILAGRRLRLSSDARQRAGVPASPHPGPSGGQRRSAKNRQADKGKGKGRAVYGQWGEHARSRPAPVVAEVDDAHFDGEIENPGAWRADSEGVGLGWTHKPKLPPVVTVPEPQPKMDEVVSPASREAVAARSDAVDLVSAAQLETPETRTRSLSAAAMVPEVKPVKLIQSPHEEEPSPMATGMEARSPPKAVPPRETSSAPPVIEPTLPTPWRGYGSPPRSPDAWEQPEPANPVRAGPPRAEPRPAAPPSSDSTVSSTSFRVPSYGRWEPDDNPWA; from the exons ATGTCgctcccctccttccccggcgcaccgacgccgagctcgccctcggtcCCGGGtccaggacgaggcggggcTGGAGATCACCTGCCAGGCGCTCTATTGGCCGTATGCGGGGCATGTACTTTGGTCG CAACGGTGCTGAGTATCTGGTCAATCGTCCTGCAACTCAAGAATTACCGCATGCCAGCACTGCAACGCTGCGTCGTACGCATCATGGTCAT GGTACCGCTGTATGCGTTGTCATCGCTTATCGCGCTGTACTCGCTCAACGCGGCTTTCTTCATCGACGCAATCCGAGACCTCTACGAG GGATTCGTCATCtacaccttcctccagctACTCATCACCTACCTCGGCGGAGAGCGtgacctccttctccgacTTAATGGCCGCCCACCAATTCCCCATACCTTTcctctcaacctcttcTTCGCACCCATGGACCCAAGTGACCCATGGACTCTTCTCAACCTCAAACGCGGCGTCCTTC AATATGTCCAGATCAAaccgctcctcgtcatcgccacTGCCGTGTGCAAGTGGACCGGAACAtggaaggagggcgagttCACCCTCACTTCGGGGTACACCTACGTCACAATCGTGTACAACATCAGTATCTGTCTCAGTCTCTA ctGCCTAGCCATGTTCTGGGTCGCCGTCAGCAAGGACCTCAAGCCGTTTCGGCCTGTCC CAAAGTTCCTCTGCGTCAAGGGCATCCTGTTCTTCTCGTTCTGGCAGGGTGTCTTCGTCGGGTTCCTCGTGTCTGCGGGTTTCATCAAGTCTG tcgGCCCATATACCGATCCCGAACACAtggtcctcgccctcgtcgactcGATGATCTGCATCGAGATGCCGTTCTTCGCCATCGCACAC caATACGCCTTCCGCGCTAGCGACTACATCGACAGTTCGGTCATACATGTCGCCCGCCTTCCCTTTATCTacgccgcgcgcgacgccttTGGCGTCAAGGACGTCTGGGAAGACATCAAAGACACGTTCCGTGCACGGGGCGTGTCGTACAAGGCGTacgaggcggccgacggAGGAGTTCACTATGGCGTGGGAAGGCAGAAGCGCATCCGCGCCGGTCTCCGCTACTCACGAGGAGGCAAGGACAAGTACTGGCTCAACAACCCGAACGGCGAAGGCGAGCGCTCATCGCTTCTTCCCAAGACCAACAGCGACATGCCATACCGGGCAGACGACAATAGCGACTCTGACATGAGTGACGCGCCGAGCCTCGACTTCAGCGACAtgagcgacggcgaggagcagctgtacgagcgcgctcgccgtgtGGGCTATTCGGGCTTTCCCAACATCGACATCAGCCGAGAACAGGCTCGGCGCATCAGGCGGCACGAGGAGAACGGGATCCTCGCCGGCCGGCGACTCCGACTATCCTCGGACGCGCGCCAACGCGCCGGGGTTCCTGCTTCTCCACACCCTGGCCCGTCTGGCGGGCAACGGCGGAGCGCCAAGAACCGCCAAGCCGACAAGGGTAAGGGCAAGGGCCGCGCAGTGTACGGCCAGTGGGGAGAGCACGCCCGCTCGAGGCCTGCACcagtcgtcgccgaggtggacgacGCACATTtcgacggcgagatcgagaacCCCGGCGCATGGCGTGCCGACAGCGAGGGCGTAGGGTTAGGCTGGACGCATAAGCCCAAGCTACCACCAGTTGTCACGGTCCCTGAGCCGCAACccaagatggacgaggtTGTCTCACccgcgtcgcgcgaggcggTTGCAGCGCGATCCGATGCTGTCGATCTCGTGAGCGCCGCCCAACTCGAGACGCCAGAGACACGGACCCGCAGTTTGTCAGCCGCAGCTATGGTGCCCGAAGTCAAACCTGTCAAGTTGATCCAGTCGCCgcatgaggaggagcccTCGCCGATGGCCACCGGGATGGAGGCGCGCTCTCCGCCCAAGGCAGTTCCGCCGCGTGAaacctcgtcggcgccgccTGTAATCGAGCCGACGCTGCCGACGCCATGGCGGGGATAtggctcgccgccgcggtcGCCCGACGCATGGGAGCAACCAGAGCCAGCTAATCCAGTTCGCGCGGGGCCGCCTAGAGCAGAGCCCAGGCCCGCCgcccctccttcctccgaCTCGACCGTGTCTTCCACATCCTTCCGCGTTCCTTCCTATGGGCGATGGGAGCCAGACGACAACCCGTGGGCGTAG
- a CDS encoding uncharacterized protein (Acid phosphatase homologues), with amino-acid sequence MDGSMGALDPLAEAKHFALTHIVYDPSSHLGIPLALLSLSPIFLFVAYFALVIFGRRVTLLLLAIGSVGNEVLSLGLKRVMRAPRPYPHLAHVGTGYGMPSSHAQAGAFVFAWAAGYALSQSERYPARTVSARAKTMYAIRTGIYLFGLASWSLAVAYSRFALRYHSVPQIVAGYVVGLVAGAAWYTLTEHVPRTAPESVPGRIRHTIEWLWTGLGGIGGWQLGGAEGGWLEGWMFGVHDERKVQ; translated from the exons ATGGACGGCTCGATGGGCGCCCTCGACCCCctggccgaggccaagcatTTCGCCCTCACGCATATCGTGTACGACCCCTCGTCGCATCTAGGGATTCCATTAGCGCTTCTTTCGCTATCCCCAATCTTCCTGTTCGTCGCGTACTTTGCCCTCGTCATTTTTGGGCGGCGTGTCacactcctcctcctggccaTCGGGAGTGTGGGGAACGAAGTGCTCAGTCTGGGCTTGAAGAGAGTTatgcgcgcgccgaggccgtaTCCCCACCTTGCTCATGTCGGGACTGGGTACGGAATGCCAAGTAGCCATGCGCAGGCTGGTGCGTTCGTGTTCGCTTGGGCTGCAGGGTATGCCCTTTCCCAGAGCGAGAGATACCCCGCTCGAACCGTTTCGGCACGGGCCAAGACTATGTACGCCATCAGGACGGGGATATACCTCTTCGGTCTGGCCAGCTGgtcgctcgccgtcgcaTACTCTCG ATTCGCGCTCCGGTACCACTCCGTCCCCCAGATCGTGGCGGGCtacgtcgtcggcctcgtcgctggcgccgcATGGTACACTCTCACTGAACATGTTCCCCGAACGGCTCCCGAGTCGGTGCCGGGCCGCATCCGCCACACGATCGAGTGGCTTTGGACGGGCCTCGGAGGTATCGGAGGGTGGCAGCTTGGCGGCGCTGAAGGCGGCTGGCTCGAGGGGTGGATGTTTGGCGTCCacgacgagcgcaaggtGCAGTAG
- a CDS encoding uncharacterized protein (to Saccharomyces cerevisiae IVY1 (YDR229W)): MPDPTRVMRHDSMQSTGSIGWPRPPSPSFSTTTTGSKVHLSDSETLISRKDLRASLVCFEELMSAAKAYRNALLAMSTATAAFASAMEACSRVKGCREANAGMAGGAGLQYLISNHEQLLADTVYRQFEIPLLEALDNYKMMTAERLASYEKALHSQSDKIRKTEAENMKIGRRRKRELNQFRAALADLQRQVDELDGIKLAYHEEVLEAEEEAWETVLSKVAFVIRSQLDFYEKIAGKASDPVLEPLVMSIPDPFDAYGPPKEEGQIFSVLSPLHIDSNPTSPLPSLPRVSNNASAAATPRVPSPVKFGFSSVAPAMAETSEIDVPGERSAWDDVERGTLAHRELSVIDEAASPTKSMVTRREDSEYGDDEDNRDIGGRASEGRKLQVIKKGAADWDEPGGDDDSPSNDDRGGPDHAASPPKV, encoded by the exons ATGCCCGATCCAACAAGGGTCATGAGACACGACTCGATGCAGTCCACTGGCAGCATTGGGTGGCCAAGACCACCCAGTCCCTCG TTCTCGACCACGACAACTGGATCCAAGGTCCACCTGTCCGACTCTGAGACGCTTATCTCGCGCAAAGATCTGCGGGCGTCATTGGTGTGCTTTGAAGAG CTCATGTCGGCAGCAAAGGCGTATCGCAATGCATTGCTGGCAATGTCGACCGCGACGGCCGCATTCGCATCAGCCATGGAGGCCTGTTCACG GGTGAAGGGGTGTCGCGAGGCGAACGCGGGCATGGCGGGTGGAGCGGGGCTGCAGTACCTCATCTCAAACCacgagcagctcctcgccgacacgGTGTACCGCCAATTTGAGATTCCGCTACTTGAAGCACTGGACAATTACAAGATGATGACGGCTGAACGGCTCGCGAGCTATGAGAAGGCTCTGCATTCGCAGAGCGACAAGATCCGCAagaccgaggccgagaatATGAAGATCGGCCGGCGacgcaagcgcgagcttAACCAGTTCCGCGCCGcactcgccgacctccagCGCCaggtcgatgagctcgatgGCATCAAGTTGGCGTACCacgaggaggtgctcgaagccgaagaggaggcATGGGAGACGGTGCTGAGCAAGGTCGCGTTTGTGATCCGCTCCCAGCTCGACTTTTACGAGAAGATTGCCGGCAAGGCGAGCGACCCCGTGCTCGAGCCCCTGGTCATGTCCATCCCCGACCCCTTTGACGCCTACGGCCCGCCAAAAGAGGAAGGCCAGATCTTTAGTGTGCTTTCTCC actGCACATTGATTCAAACCCCAcgtcgccgctgccaaGTCTACCGCGCGTGTCGAATAATGCGTCCGCAGCAGCCACTCCGAGAGTCCCCTCGCCTGTCAAGTTCGGGTTTAGCTCGGTCGCACCCGCCATGGCTGAGACGTCCGAGATCGACGTGCCTGGCGAGCGCAGCGCATGGGATGACGTGGAGAGAGGCACACTTGCGCATCGAGAACTGAGCGTgatcgacgaggctgcGTCACCAACCAAGAGTATGGTCACAAGACGAGAAGACAGCGAATAcggtgacgacgaagaTAATAGAGATATCGGTGGGAGAGCGAGTGAAGGGCGTAAACTGCAAGTCATCAAGAAGGGCGCCGCGGACTGGGATGAACCAGGGGGGGATGACGACAGTCCGTCGAATGATGACCGAGGCGGGCCTGACCACGCGGCATCACCACCAAAGGTCTAG
- the ERG4 gene encoding uncharacterized protein (Ergosterol biosynthesis ERG4/ERG24 family), translating to MSANLRSRKNANGNGNDANGNGNGANGHTNGEDKASKGTVLSYAIPTEYGQAMDRKLDTHQSYEFGGPVGVAAMMIGFPILMYYLFVCLWYYDGKMVHPTSVDDIVPFLERMWAHIKVGAYPTKFAWGTYLGLTAIQLFFAWVMPGVEQNGLPVPSLDYAVLPYRCNALASWYTTLVLAGVLHVTGIYRLPWIIENYGGIMTVAIATSFTVSAVIEILGRTVHYGGAPLRMSGVWVYDHFMGVSLNPRLGPIDLKMFAEVRVPWVLLFLMALSGTVKQYEDLGYVTYNMFHMLLATALYINACAKGEELIPQTWDMFHEKFGWMLIFWNMAGVPFTYCYPVIYMTRSDPSTYAFPLWGKILMFVTLLTGYYIFDSSMAQKSAFKLQQQGHFKPRGAFPTVPWSVVEDPKFIQTKHGNKLLTDGWWQYARKINYTADWCQAFTWGATAGFNTPITMFYPVFFLAVLTHRCGRDFEKCAAKYGDDWDEYCKIVKWRFIPYIY from the exons ATGTCCGCGAACCTGCGATCGCGCAAGAACGCCAACGGCAACGGTAACGACGCCAACGGCAACGGTAACGGCGCCAACGGCCACACCAatggcgaggacaaggcgTCCAAGGGCACCGTGCTCTCGTACGCCATCCCCACCGAGTATGGACAGGCCATGGACCGGAAACTCGACACTCACCAGTC ATACGAGTTTGGTGGGCcggtcggcgtcgctgcTATGATGATTGGGTTCCCGATTCTTATGT ACTACCTCTTCGTGTGCCTGTGGTACTACGACGGCAAGATGGTGCACCCCACCTCGGTCGATGACATTGTCCccttcctcgagcgcatGTGGGCACACATCAAGGTCGGCGCATACCCCACCAAGTTTGCTTGGGGAACGTACCTCGGCTTGACGGCGATCCAGCTCTTCTTCGCCTGGGTCATGCCCGGCGTCGAGCAGAACGGCCTTCCCGTTCCGTCGCTCGACTACGCCGTCCTGCCTTACAGGTGCAACGCCCTCGCATCGTGGTACAccaccctcgtcctcgccggtGTTCTTCACGTCACCGGCATCTACCGCCTGCCGTGGATCATTGAGAACTACGGCGGCATCATGACCGTGGCCATCGCGACCTCGTTCACCGTCTCAGCCGTGATTGAGATCCTCGGTCGCACTGTGCACTatggcggcgcgccgctgcgcATGTCCGGCGTCTGGGTGTACGACCACTTTATGGGTGTTTCGCTCAACCCCCGCCTCGGCCCTATCGACCTCAAGATGTTCGCAGAGGTTCGCGTTCCCTGGgttctcctcttcctcatgGCGCTCTCGGGCACCGTCAAGCAGTACGAGGACCTCGGCTACGTCACCTACAACATGTTCCACATGCTCCTTGCGACGGCGCTTTACATCAACGCCTgcgccaagggcgaggagctcatcCCCCAGACCTGGGACATGTTCCACGAGAAGTTTGGCTGGATGCTCATCTTCTGGAACATGGCCGGCGTCCCCTTCACCTACTGCTACCCGGTCATTTACATGACTCGCTCCGACCCGTCGACGTACGCCTTCCCCCTCTGGGGCAAGATCCTCATGTTCGTGACCCTCCTCACGGGCTACTACATCTTTGACTCGTCGATGGCCCAGAAGTCGGCCTTTAAGCTCCAGCAGCAGGGCCATTTCAAGCCCCGCGGAGCATTCCCCACGGTCCCTTGGAGCGTGGTCGAGGACCCCAAGTTTATCCAGACCAAGCACGGCAACAAGCTCCTCACCGACGGATGGTGGCAGTACGCCCGCAAGATCAACTACACTGCCGACTGGTGCCAGGCCTTTACGTGGGGCGCTACTGCCGGCTTCAACACGCCCATCACCATGTTCTACcccgtcttcttcctcgccgtcctcaccCACCGCTGCGGACGTGACTTTGAGAAGTGCGCCGCCAAGTATGGCGACGACTGGGACGAGTACTGCAAAATCGTCAAGTGGCGCTTCATCCCGTACATCTACTAA
- the VMA4 gene encoding uncharacterized protein (ATP synthase (E/31 kDa) subunit), whose protein sequence is MSRGALDDSEIQSEMNKMVAFISQEAREKAREIQVKADEEFAIEKAKIVRQEQLAIDAQYEKKRKQAEVGWKIAQSTALNQSRLEVLRKREEQLQELFDEANNKVKDLAEGKGYPKAMSLLITEVLLLLLSKDVTLVHRPKDAKLVKTAAADAKKQYKEIAGLESEISFEDSLADDSAGGVIGMALGDRIKVDNTLSARLHILEEKMLPELREDLFGKNPNRKFYT, encoded by the exons ATGTCCCGCGGAGCACTCGATGACTCGGAGATCCAGTCCGAGATGAACAAGATG gtcGCGTTCATCTCGCAGGAGGCGCGggagaaggcgcgcgagatccaggtcaaggccgacgaggagttCGCTATTGAGAAG GCCAAGATCGTGCGCCAGGAGCAGCTCGCAATAGATGCGCAGtacgagaagaagcgcaagcaggccgaggttggGTGGAAGATTGCCCAGTCGACCGCGCTCAACCAGAgccgcctcgaggtgctgcgcaagcgcgaggagcagctcCAGGAACTCTTCGATGAGGCCAACaacaaggtcaaggacctcgccgagggcaagggctACCCCAAGGCCATGTCGTTGCTCATCACTGAG gtcctcctcctcctgctgTCCAAGGACGTGACGCTCGTCCACCGccccaaggacgccaagctGGTCAAGACGGCGGCAGCGGACGCCAAGAAGCAGTACAAGGAGATCGCTGGGCTCGAGTCGGAGATTTCGTTCGAGGACTCTCTCGCGGACGACTCGGCCGGCGGTGTGATCGGCATGGCGTTGGGCGACCGTATCAAGGTCGACAACACGCTGTCGGCGCGCCTTcacatcctcgaggagaagatgcTCCCCGAGCTGCGTGAGGACCTGTTCGGCAAGAACCCTAACCGCAAGTTCTACACT TAG